GTGGGGGTGTACTTTATGTACAAGGTATTCAAGAGGATTTAATATATTTTATGAAATCGAAAGAGCTTTTTGGAATAGTTTTGGCAAGGGGCGGATAGTATTTGTTATATGTTTCGACCGATTTCAAAGATCAGAATCAGAATCAGAATCAGAATTCTAAATGATAATTGATAATTTTTTAAATTTTATAACTTCATATTTTAAAAAGTGTGAAGGGGGAAATTTCGATGAATAAGTATATTGTTTCTACAATTTTGGTAATGATTTCCACGTTTTTTTCAAGAATAATGGGCTTTGTAAAGATAAAGATTTTCTCTTATTATTTTGGTGCAAATCTTGATGCTGATATTTTTAACTATGTTTTCAATATTCCTAATAATTTGCGCAAAATTCTTTCAGAGGGTGCAATGACTTCGGCTTTTTTGCCCGAATTTACACATGAAAAAAACAAATCGAGCGAAAAAGCAATTTCTTTTTTCAGAACTGTCATAACCTTTAACGTTATTTCCATTGGGTTAATTATTTTAGTTATGATTATTTTTGCAAAGCCTATTATGTATTTCATGTCTTATTATAGGGGAGAAAACTTAATTTTTGCAAGTTCTGTATTTAGTTATTTGGTATTATATATTTTATTAATAAGCCTATCATCAATCTTCGTATCTGTTCTAAATTCATATAAAATTTTTTTCATTCCTTCATTTTCGCCTATTATGCTTTCTTTTGGGATAATATTGAGTATATTCTTATTTTATGGCCGTTTTGGAATATATAGTGCTGTTATGGGCGTAATTTTTGGTGGGTTTTTGCAATTTTTGATTCCGTTTGTAAATTGCCTTATGATTGGTTTTGCCTGGAAGCCAACATTTTATTTTAGAGAAAAAGTATTTTTAAATTTTTTAACCAGATGGCTTCGTATGATTTTTGGATTTTCCATTTCAATTGTTACTCAGCAAATTTCATTTGCATTAGCATCTACCCTTGAGATAGGAAGTGTTTCTATTCTTAGTAATGCGGTAGTTTATTATCAGCTTCCTGTGGGGATTTTTTACATTTCTATTGCAACAGTAATTTTCCCCAAAATGGCAGAGTATGCTGTTTTGGGAAATAATATAAAATTAAATGCCCTTTTAGTGGATGGAATTAAAATTTTATTGTTAATTTTTATTCCAGTATCTTTTTTAATGTTTATTTGGTCTGATTATATTTTAAATTTATTTCTTATGGGGGGCAAATTTTCTATTTATGATACTCAAAAAACAGCAGGTCTTTTGAAGTGTTTTCTTTTAGGCTTACTTTTTTATTCAATGTTTAGTTTTTTCCAAAAATATTATTTTTCTATTCGTGATGCAAAAACCCCATTTTATTTGAGTGTTTTATTTTCCATTCTTGATATTGCACTTTCTGTTTTTGGTATTAATTATTATGGTTTGAATGCTTTAGCATTAGCTCAATCTATTTCTTTTATGATTTGTGTAATTGTTTTTTATTTTATAATATTGAAAAGTGGAGTTAAAATTGACTTAATTGAAATTTTATTTGTTTTTTTAAAGTCAATTATTACACTTTTCCCTTTATATGCAATTTATTTCTTTTTTGCAAGGTTTCAGTGGGATGTGGGGTTTAGTTTTAAAAATCTTTATTTTTTAATTGCAGCTGGAATTGTTAGTATTTTTATTTTGTTTATTTGTTATTCTGTCTTAGGAATAAATAAGCTTTTTAGATATATTAGGAAGGATGCTTTATGAAATATTTTTATTTTTTATTTTTTTTACTTATTTTTAATGTGTATGCTCAAAATGTTAACCCTCCAACTTTTCCTAGTCCTCCTTTGTTACCCAAAATTACAGAAAATAAGCTTGTTGAGCGAGAAAACTCTTCTAAGAGGTTTGCTAATGCTGATTTAGATAGTAAGTATGTTAACGATACAATTCTTTATGGGCTTGATAGTCAAGTTACAAGCATTATAAAAGCTCTTAAAAAATCAGGCGATAGTCAATATAATTTTTCTCTTAAAAAAAGACTTGAGAAAACTTTTAATTCTGAGATTAAAAAGGAAATACTTGAATTGTTTATTTCTCTTAAGTATTCAGGGGGAATTGATACAGCAAATTATATTCTTGAAAATTATGAGAGCAAAAGATATTCAAATGCTTTATTTGGTTTGGCAATTTCGTATCTTAAGGAGTTTGATGATAAAGATAAATTAAAGAAAGCTCTTATTGACATTCTTGAAAATAAAGAGGGCAATGTGGTTTCTATTGCAGCTTATTATTTAGGAGAGCTTAATTCTCTTGAATATTCTAAAAATATGATGGAAGTTTTTGAAAAATATTCTGGAAATGATGGGGCTAGAAGAGAAATACTTGTTGCTCTTG
This genomic interval from Borreliella andersonii contains the following:
- the murJ gene encoding murein biosynthesis integral membrane protein MurJ; translation: MNKYIVSTILVMISTFFSRIMGFVKIKIFSYYFGANLDADIFNYVFNIPNNLRKILSEGAMTSAFLPEFTHEKNKSSEKAISFFRTVITFNVISIGLIILVMIIFAKPIMYFMSYYRGENLIFASSVFSYLVLYILLISLSSIFVSVLNSYKIFFIPSFSPIMLSFGIILSIFLFYGRFGIYSAVMGVIFGGFLQFLIPFVNCLMIGFAWKPTFYFREKVFLNFLTRWLRMIFGFSISIVTQQISFALASTLEIGSVSILSNAVVYYQLPVGIFYISIATVIFPKMAEYAVLGNNIKLNALLVDGIKILLLIFIPVSFLMFIWSDYILNLFLMGGKFSIYDTQKTAGLLKCFLLGLLFYSMFSFFQKYYFSIRDAKTPFYLSVLFSILDIALSVFGINYYGLNALALAQSISFMICVIVFYFIILKSGVKIDLIEILFVFLKSIITLFPLYAIYFFFARFQWDVGFSFKNLYFLIAAGIVSIFILFICYSVLGINKLFRYIRKDAL